The window GAAGATATCGAACAGTTGAAAAATAAAGTAGAGAAATTAGAAAAAGAAAACAAAGAGCTAAAAAACGAGTTAAAAAAGCTGGAAAAAGAAAAAGATGAATTTAAAGAGTATTCTATACATCTCAAAACTAAATTTGAAGATTACAAAGATTTAGTAGAAAAAGAAAAAAAGCAGATAAAATTAAGCACTACAAAGATGATAATAGAAAAACTACTCGTCCCATTTGAAAAGTTGAAACTTTCTTTGAATTACAAAGATGAACCTGAATTTGTTTCAGCGGTTGAGATGGTTTACAAAGATATGTTGAAAGTCTTTGACTCCTTGAAAATGAAGTTTATCATTCCTCAAAAAGGAGATCAATTCGATCCGTTTGAACATGATGTTGTAGACAAGTATGAGACAAAAGAAGTGAATGAATACTGTGTATACGGTGTTCAATCCATAGGATACAAATTGGAAGCCGAAGTAATTAAACCTGCAAGGGTTATAGTGGCGGTAAAACCGAAGGAGGACGCCCCGAACGGGGTCAAGGAAAAAGTTGAAGATAAGAAAA of the Petrotoga sibirica DSM 13575 genome contains:
- a CDS encoding nucleotide exchange factor GrpE; this encodes MEERKKTEEITEQEEQQEIKEKESNQEDIEQLKNKVEKLEKENKELKNELKKLEKEKDEFKEYSIHLKTKFEDYKDLVEKEKKQIKLSTTKMIIEKLLVPFEKLKLSLNYKDEPEFVSAVEMVYKDMLKVFDSLKMKFIIPQKGDQFDPFEHDVVDKYETKEVNEYCVYGVQSIGYKLEAEVIKPARVIVAVKPKEDAPNGVKEKVEDKKIPCDENTCSEKQTVEGIDSKEGDK